A region of Reichenbachiella carrageenanivorans DNA encodes the following proteins:
- a CDS encoding aminopeptidase P family protein, with translation MFSKDTYLQRRNRLKKEVGNGLIVLLGNEESSMNFKDNWYHFRQDSTFLYFCAVSLPSLTAILDCDSGVDCIYGDELTIDDIIWTGPQPTIASLAEKSGITQTAPTSQVEKQIKKAISDGRSVHFIPPYREEHVTKLSAWTGKPLSEIRSGESVTLIKAIIAQRNIKTSEEIVELHKAVDLTAAMHLSAMQYTKPGMKEAEIAAKVNQVALAADGQLSFPIILTKDGQTLHNHYHGNIVQAGDMILCDAGAEIHSGYAGDMTRTFPVSAQFTETQRELYQIVLNAHETAIAALKPGVQYKDIHLKACTKLTEGLIEVGLMKGNAEEAVTAGAHTMFFQCGLGHLLGMDVHDMENLGEQYIGYSDTLKKSTEFGLKSLRLGKELEAGFVITVEPGIYIIPELIDRWKAEKKHEDFLNYSKLESYKSFGGIRIEEDFVITQNGADLLGTPVAKTVADVETIRKQSLEQ, from the coding sequence ATGTTTAGCAAAGACACTTATCTTCAACGAAGAAATAGACTTAAAAAAGAAGTAGGTAACGGCCTCATCGTTCTGCTCGGCAACGAGGAGAGCAGCATGAATTTCAAGGACAACTGGTATCATTTTAGACAAGACAGCACTTTCTTGTATTTCTGTGCGGTTTCACTCCCGAGCCTGACGGCAATACTGGATTGCGACAGTGGGGTTGATTGTATCTATGGCGATGAGCTCACTATCGATGATATCATATGGACAGGCCCACAACCTACCATTGCTTCCTTGGCGGAAAAAAGTGGAATCACACAAACAGCGCCTACTAGCCAAGTGGAAAAACAGATCAAAAAAGCGATCAGTGATGGGCGTTCCGTTCATTTTATCCCTCCCTACAGAGAAGAACACGTGACTAAATTGTCGGCATGGACAGGCAAACCATTATCAGAAATTAGATCAGGAGAGTCGGTCACTTTGATCAAGGCCATCATTGCTCAGCGAAACATTAAAACCAGTGAAGAAATTGTCGAACTTCATAAGGCAGTAGACCTTACGGCTGCGATGCACCTGTCTGCGATGCAATACACCAAACCAGGGATGAAAGAGGCTGAAATAGCCGCTAAAGTGAATCAGGTGGCATTAGCTGCCGATGGGCAGTTGTCATTTCCTATCATTCTAACTAAAGATGGGCAGACCCTTCACAATCATTATCATGGCAACATAGTGCAAGCAGGAGATATGATTCTTTGTGATGCTGGCGCAGAAATACACTCAGGATATGCTGGTGATATGACCAGAACTTTCCCCGTTTCGGCGCAGTTTACAGAGACTCAGCGGGAGCTTTACCAGATCGTACTCAACGCACACGAAACAGCCATTGCTGCATTGAAACCAGGAGTCCAATACAAAGACATACATTTGAAAGCTTGCACCAAGTTGACCGAAGGGTTGATCGAAGTAGGCCTGATGAAAGGGAATGCCGAAGAAGCAGTGACAGCAGGAGCACATACGATGTTTTTCCAATGTGGGCTGGGTCACTTATTGGGTATGGACGTGCATGATATGGAAAACCTGGGAGAGCAGTACATCGGCTATTCTGATACGCTCAAGAAGAGCACTGAATTTGGGTTGAAGTCGTTGCGCTTGGGCAAGGAGCTAGAAGCAGGATTTGTGATTACCGTAGAGCCTGGTATTTATATTATTCCAGAGCTGATTGATCGATGGAAAGCAGAAAAAAAGCATGAAGATTTTCTTAATTATAGTAAATTAGAGTCTTATAAATCCTTTGGCGGGATTCGCATAGAAGAAGATTTTGTTATTACTCAAAATGGTGCCGATTTGCTCGGCACACCAGTGGCCAAAACGGTCGCTGACGTAGAAACCATTAGAAAACAATCTTTAGAACAATGA
- a CDS encoding WD40/YVTN/BNR-like repeat-containing protein yields the protein MKNYVILLAVTLAACQPSKKNYTWDEFAIDGEPSLRGISVLDKNVIWVSGTNGTVVKTENGGVDWHEVYVPKSDSLDFRDVEVLSKTDVVLMSAGPGGKSNVFKTKDGGHHWQTVLINEYDSGFFDGMAFWNENEGILGGDPVEGKLFLMKTEDGGDSWRQIHPDHLPEINEGEIGGFAASGSHLSVKGNSAWVGTGAATARVFYTHDKGQHWEVVYTPIVQGESSTGIFSVDFLDEKNGVAVGGDYTKEDEVTEGVIVTKDGSQTWQLASNFPVYQSAVRYLSKKELISVGPSGCYRSSDKGMTWEPFGDSGFHTLAVAKDGTVWAAGRAGRIAQLIIK from the coding sequence ATGAAAAATTATGTGATCCTTTTAGCCGTGACTCTAGCGGCTTGTCAACCATCAAAAAAGAACTACACTTGGGATGAATTTGCTATCGACGGAGAGCCGTCGTTGCGAGGAATTTCAGTACTTGATAAAAATGTGATTTGGGTATCAGGAACCAATGGCACTGTGGTTAAAACCGAAAATGGTGGGGTGGATTGGCATGAAGTATATGTACCCAAAAGTGACTCATTGGACTTCAGAGACGTGGAAGTATTGAGCAAGACGGATGTTGTGCTTATGAGTGCTGGGCCAGGTGGGAAGTCCAATGTATTTAAAACTAAAGACGGAGGTCACCATTGGCAGACGGTATTGATCAATGAATACGATTCAGGCTTTTTCGATGGTATGGCTTTTTGGAATGAAAACGAAGGGATATTGGGAGGAGACCCAGTAGAGGGCAAATTATTTTTGATGAAAACAGAAGATGGAGGAGATAGCTGGAGACAGATTCACCCTGATCATTTGCCAGAAATCAACGAAGGAGAAATTGGAGGTTTTGCGGCTAGTGGCAGCCACCTTAGCGTAAAGGGTAATTCTGCCTGGGTAGGCACAGGAGCTGCTACTGCCCGGGTATTTTATACACACGATAAAGGGCAGCACTGGGAAGTGGTATATACGCCTATCGTGCAGGGCGAAAGTTCCACTGGGATTTTTTCAGTTGATTTCTTAGATGAGAAAAATGGAGTAGCCGTGGGAGGCGATTACACTAAAGAAGATGAAGTCACCGAAGGAGTCATCGTGACCAAAGACGGTAGTCAAACATGGCAATTGGCAAGTAACTTTCCCGTGTATCAATCGGCGGTACGCTACCTTTCAAAAAAGGAACTCATTTCTGTAGGCCCCTCGGGTTGTTATCGATCTAGTGATAAAGGGATGACTTGGGAACCCTTTGGAGACTCAGGATTTCATACCTTAGCCGTTGCCAAAGACGGTACCGTGTGGGCTGCTGGTAGAGCGGGCAGAATAGCACAGCTGATCATAAAATAA
- a CDS encoding 3-oxoacyl-ACP synthase: MTKKKLYDICVQIVQDKIAIAKQGMEEAQASANNETKSSAGDKYETGRAMSQRERDLHARQLAELINMKKTFSTIDPKKRCAKVELGAYVETATAKFFVSASLGAVKVGKETIMAISAISPIAQAMLGKQAGDTFIWMKKETEILSIG; encoded by the coding sequence ATGACTAAGAAGAAACTATATGATATCTGCGTGCAAATCGTGCAGGACAAAATCGCTATTGCCAAGCAGGGCATGGAAGAGGCCCAAGCTTCAGCTAATAATGAGACCAAGTCTTCGGCTGGTGACAAATACGAGACGGGTCGTGCCATGAGCCAGCGAGAGCGCGATCTGCATGCCCGCCAGCTCGCCGAACTTATCAATATGAAAAAAACGTTTTCTACAATAGACCCCAAAAAACGATGTGCCAAGGTGGAGCTGGGGGCTTACGTGGAAACAGCTACGGCTAAGTTTTTTGTCTCCGCCAGTCTCGGTGCCGTGAAAGTAGGCAAAGAGACGATCATGGCTATATCAGCCATTTCGCCTATCGCTCAGGCCATGCTGGGTAAGCAGGCAGGAGATACGTTTATTTGGATGAAGAAGGAGACAGAAATCCTTTCAATAGGATAG
- a CDS encoding vWA domain-containing protein yields MKKYYLKKIGRIVLIALVLISCDEEGAEPEPLGAPDDLEASDEFALRVELEWDKVDNAEEYIIYRATYEDFWEYLDDENIEDLDEFNDDLEDEKLDMDDLEDAGFEKIDDTDDHEYIDTDVESSSIYYYFVTAENDDEGPASEIVEGVTSTITTEEAFDFLAEETEGESYNASSASEVSSTIEVILDDHAKSGADLVFLIDNTGSMSDDIANIRDNIFDLLEALPSGVKVGVAEYGDLNVDPSEWFDYIDLTSDYDDIETYLNNLSTTGGGDIPESVYDGIWQAVDVMSWSSSTKMMIVIGDAPPLEGYLTEKTLKDVIEKCTEEGVTTNLYPILVGF; encoded by the coding sequence ATGAAAAAGTATTATTTAAAGAAAATAGGACGAATTGTTTTAATAGCGCTAGTCCTGATTTCATGCGACGAAGAAGGCGCAGAGCCTGAGCCACTAGGAGCACCAGATGATCTCGAAGCTTCGGATGAGTTTGCCCTAAGGGTAGAATTGGAGTGGGATAAAGTAGATAATGCAGAAGAATACATTATCTATAGAGCTACCTATGAAGACTTTTGGGAATACCTAGACGATGAAAACATCGAGGATCTGGACGAGTTCAACGACGATCTCGAAGACGAAAAGTTGGACATGGATGATCTCGAAGACGCTGGTTTCGAAAAAATAGATGATACGGATGACCACGAGTATATAGACACCGATGTAGAATCGAGTAGCATCTATTATTATTTTGTGACGGCAGAAAACGATGATGAAGGGCCTGCTTCTGAAATAGTAGAAGGGGTTACTTCTACTATTACTACTGAAGAAGCTTTCGACTTTTTAGCTGAAGAAACGGAAGGCGAAAGTTATAATGCCAGTAGTGCCTCCGAAGTAAGTAGCACCATAGAAGTGATATTAGATGATCATGCTAAATCAGGAGCTGATTTAGTGTTTTTGATTGACAACACGGGTAGTATGTCGGATGATATCGCCAACATCAGAGACAACATCTTTGACCTATTAGAAGCTTTGCCTAGTGGGGTGAAAGTAGGTGTGGCAGAGTACGGAGATCTAAATGTGGATCCATCAGAATGGTTCGACTACATAGATCTGACTTCAGACTATGACGACATTGAAACCTACCTCAACAACCTATCTACCACTGGGGGAGGAGACATTCCCGAATCGGTTTATGATGGTATTTGGCAAGCAGTAGATGTCATGAGCTGGTCTTCTTCTACAAAGATGATGATCGTGATTGGAGATGCTCCCCCATTGGAAGGATATCTAACTGAAAAGACCTTGAAGGACGTCATTGAAAAATGTACCGAAGAAGGCGTAACCACTAATTTGTATCCCATATTAGTTGGCTTTTAA
- the hisIE gene encoding bifunctional phosphoribosyl-AMP cyclohydrolase/phosphoribosyl-ATP diphosphatase HisIE, translated as MNIDFEKTDGLVPAIIQDEKTKNVLMLGYMNEEALAKTQASGKVTFYSRTKNRLWTKGEESGNFLELKDIKLDCDNDTLLIQVTPVGPTCHKGTDTCWGEANTSNFSFLSELEAVIKDRHDNPDEKSYTSSLFKKGINKVAQKVGEEAVEVVIEAKDNDEKLFLDESADLLYHYMILLRAKGYDLEDVVKVLEARH; from the coding sequence ATGAACATAGATTTCGAAAAAACTGACGGTCTCGTGCCTGCTATTATTCAAGACGAAAAGACCAAAAACGTATTGATGCTGGGCTATATGAACGAAGAAGCACTTGCCAAAACACAAGCATCTGGCAAAGTGACTTTTTACAGCCGTACCAAAAACAGGCTCTGGACCAAGGGCGAAGAAAGTGGCAACTTCCTTGAGCTAAAAGACATCAAACTAGACTGCGACAACGACACACTACTTATCCAAGTGACACCAGTAGGCCCTACTTGCCACAAAGGTACGGACACTTGCTGGGGCGAAGCCAATACTTCCAATTTCAGCTTTTTGTCTGAATTGGAAGCGGTGATCAAAGACCGCCACGACAACCCCGACGAAAAATCTTACACCTCCTCGCTATTCAAAAAAGGGATCAATAAGGTAGCTCAGAAGGTAGGAGAAGAAGCCGTTGAGGTGGTGATCGAAGCCAAAGACAACGACGAGAAACTGTTTCTCGACGAATCTGCAGACCTGCTATATCACTACATGATCTTGCTTCGTGCCAAAGGCTATGACCTAGAAGATGTGGTGAAAGTGCTAGAAGCTAGGCATTAA
- the hisF gene encoding imidazole glycerol phosphate synthase subunit HisF, whose translation MLTKRIVPCLDIKNGRTVKGVNFVNLRDAGDPVELAAAYSEQGADELVFLDITATGDGRKTTAELVEKVAEKVNIPFTVGGGIKSVQDVYELLHRGADKISINSWAVKEPTVLDELAAQFGSQCVVLAVDAKQIDGLWKVHLVGGKVPTEIDLFDWVQEAESRGAGEILFTSMDHDGSKNGFANEALAKISDLVNIPVIASGGAGSIQDFADTFTLGKADAALAASVFHFKEIEIPVLKQELKNQGIAIRL comes from the coding sequence ATGTTGACTAAAAGGATCGTACCCTGCCTCGACATCAAGAATGGCAGAACCGTAAAAGGGGTCAACTTCGTAAACCTCCGTGATGCTGGCGACCCCGTCGAATTGGCTGCTGCATATTCTGAGCAGGGTGCCGATGAGTTGGTTTTTCTCGACATTACCGCTACAGGAGATGGGCGCAAAACCACCGCCGAGCTAGTAGAAAAAGTCGCCGAGAAAGTCAACATCCCATTCACCGTAGGTGGCGGTATCAAGTCTGTGCAAGACGTGTACGAACTGCTACACCGTGGGGCCGACAAGATCTCGATCAACTCCTGGGCAGTGAAAGAACCTACTGTACTCGATGAACTAGCAGCACAGTTTGGCAGTCAGTGCGTGGTGCTGGCCGTAGATGCCAAGCAGATCGACGGTCTTTGGAAAGTACACCTTGTTGGAGGAAAAGTGCCTACCGAAATAGACCTATTTGACTGGGTGCAAGAAGCAGAATCTAGAGGAGCAGGAGAAATCCTATTTACCTCTATGGATCATGATGGATCAAAAAATGGCTTTGCCAACGAGGCTTTGGCCAAAATATCGGACTTGGTGAATATCCCCGTGATCGCTTCGGGCGGAGCGGGTAGCATCCAAGATTTTGCCGATACCTTCACTCTTGGCAAAGCTGATGCGGCCTTGGCTGCCAGTGTTTTCCATTTTAAAGAAATTGAAATCCCTGTATTGAAACAAGAATTGAAAAATCAGGGAATCGCGATAAGACTATAG
- the hisA gene encoding 1-(5-phosphoribosyl)-5-[(5-phosphoribosylamino)methylideneamino]imidazole-4-carboxamide isomerase, with amino-acid sequence MRIIPAIDIIDGKCVRLTKGDYDQKKIYNENPLEVAKMFEAAGIRYLHLVDLDGSKAKEIRNAKVLDAIASKTSLKIDFGGGIRTDQDINIAFNAGAKQVNLGSVALENKKLYGEWLKKYGSEKIILSADSTNRKIAINGWQEESKVDLFDLITEYQSMGNKYIVCTDIAKDGMLQGIAVDLYKDLMKTFPNQKIIASGGVKDIADVEAAKALGMNGIIIGKAIYEDRISLKQLEQYVD; translated from the coding sequence ATGAGAATAATACCAGCAATAGATATCATAGATGGCAAGTGTGTACGACTGACCAAGGGCGACTACGATCAGAAGAAAATATACAATGAAAACCCACTAGAAGTAGCCAAAATGTTTGAAGCCGCAGGCATTCGCTATTTGCATTTGGTGGATTTAGATGGCTCCAAGGCCAAAGAAATCCGCAATGCCAAGGTACTCGATGCGATTGCATCCAAGACCAGTCTCAAGATCGATTTTGGTGGCGGCATTCGTACCGACCAAGACATCAACATCGCCTTCAATGCTGGCGCAAAGCAAGTCAACCTAGGTAGTGTCGCATTAGAAAACAAGAAGCTCTATGGCGAATGGCTCAAAAAATATGGCAGTGAAAAAATCATCCTCAGTGCTGATTCTACCAACAGAAAAATAGCCATCAACGGCTGGCAAGAAGAGTCCAAAGTGGACTTGTTTGACCTGATTACAGAATACCAATCGATGGGAAATAAATACATCGTCTGTACCGACATCGCCAAAGATGGTATGCTGCAAGGCATAGCAGTAGATCTCTATAAGGATCTGATGAAGACTTTCCCCAACCAAAAAATAATAGCCAGCGGTGGCGTAAAAGACATCGCCGATGTAGAAGCAGCCAAAGCACTGGGTATGAACGGCATCATCATCGGCAAAGCGATATACGAGGATAGAATTTCATTGAAACAACTGGAACAATATGTTGACTAA
- the hisH gene encoding imidazole glycerol phosphate synthase subunit HisH, translating into MSKVVIIDYGAGNVKSVKFACERLGLDAELSNDAEVIQSADKLIFPGQGEASSSMRSLEKYGLVEVIKNAKQPFLGICLGMQMMCEYSEENDTKGLGLFPLPVKLFPDKGLKVPHMGWNEIENLKTPLMKGLKEKEYMYFVHSYYVPASEWTIASANYPEPFSAALHKDNFYGCQFHPEKSGEFGQQILKNFIEL; encoded by the coding sequence ATGAGTAAGGTAGTAATCATAGACTACGGTGCAGGCAATGTAAAGTCGGTCAAATTCGCCTGTGAGCGATTGGGACTCGATGCCGAACTAAGCAACGACGCCGAGGTGATCCAGTCTGCCGACAAGCTGATATTTCCCGGACAGGGAGAGGCCAGCAGCTCTATGCGCTCGCTAGAAAAATACGGCTTGGTGGAAGTGATCAAAAATGCCAAACAGCCCTTTTTGGGCATCTGCCTCGGCATGCAGATGATGTGCGAATACTCCGAAGAAAACGACACCAAAGGCTTGGGCTTATTTCCACTGCCAGTGAAACTATTTCCCGACAAGGGACTGAAAGTGCCTCACATGGGGTGGAACGAAATCGAAAATCTAAAAACGCCACTTATGAAGGGGCTAAAGGAAAAAGAGTACATGTATTTTGTACATTCGTACTATGTACCTGCTTCGGAGTGGACGATTGCTAGTGCCAACTACCCAGAGCCGTTTAGTGCCGCGTTGCACAAAGATAATTTTTATGGTTGTCAGTTTCACCCAGAAAAAAGCGGAGAATTTGGACAGCAAATTTTGAAAAATTTTATAGAACTATAG
- the hisB gene encoding bifunctional histidinol-phosphatase/imidazoleglycerol-phosphate dehydratase HisB has protein sequence MKKVLFIDRDGTLVIEPPVDYQLDSLEKLEFYPGAFQWMAKIAKLGYELVMVTNQDGLGTDSFPEETFWPAQKKCIKAFENEGVVFDAIKIDRSFPADNAPTRKPRTGLLTEYMTGDYDLANSFVIGDRITDVELAKNLGAKAIFIANEEGLGAKEISTKVEELQPCIALTTTDWQDIYELVARGSRTAAVKRTTKETDIDISVELDGTGQAQIDTGIKFFDHMLDQIAKHGLLDLKVMVKGDLEVDEHHTIEDTGIALGEAIAEALGNKKGIERYGFCLPMDDCLCQVALDFGGRNWIVWEAEFKREMVGKMPTEMFFHFFKSFSDAAKCNLNIKAEGDNEHHKIEGIFKTFAKAIKMAVKQDKDKMILPSTKGML, from the coding sequence ATGAAAAAAGTATTATTTATAGACCGTGATGGTACATTGGTCATCGAACCACCAGTAGACTACCAACTGGATTCTCTCGAAAAACTGGAGTTTTACCCAGGTGCTTTTCAGTGGATGGCCAAGATTGCTAAACTTGGCTATGAACTGGTGATGGTGACCAACCAAGACGGTTTGGGGACTGATTCTTTTCCAGAAGAAACGTTTTGGCCTGCACAAAAAAAATGCATAAAGGCTTTCGAAAATGAGGGTGTGGTATTCGATGCCATAAAGATCGATCGCAGCTTCCCTGCCGACAATGCACCTACTCGTAAGCCCAGAACGGGCCTACTCACTGAGTACATGACCGGCGACTATGACCTGGCCAACTCTTTCGTGATTGGCGATCGCATCACTGACGTAGAACTAGCCAAAAACCTAGGTGCCAAAGCCATTTTCATCGCCAATGAAGAAGGACTAGGAGCAAAAGAGATTTCCACGAAAGTAGAAGAACTCCAACCCTGCATCGCCTTGACTACCACGGACTGGCAAGACATCTACGAGCTCGTGGCTCGTGGCTCTAGAACGGCAGCCGTAAAACGCACCACCAAAGAAACCGACATCGATATATCGGTAGAGCTAGATGGTACGGGGCAAGCGCAAATCGACACTGGTATCAAGTTTTTTGACCACATGCTGGATCAGATTGCCAAGCACGGCTTACTCGATCTCAAAGTAATGGTGAAAGGCGACTTGGAAGTAGATGAGCACCACACAATCGAAGATACAGGCATCGCCTTGGGCGAGGCCATAGCCGAAGCACTGGGCAACAAGAAAGGCATCGAACGATACGGATTTTGCTTGCCGATGGACGACTGCTTGTGTCAAGTCGCACTAGATTTTGGTGGGCGCAACTGGATCGTATGGGAAGCGGAGTTCAAAAGAGAAATGGTGGGCAAAATGCCAACCGAAATGTTCTTTCACTTCTTCAAGTCTTTCTCCGACGCTGCCAAGTGCAATTTGAATATCAAAGCTGAAGGTGACAACGAACACCACAAAATTGAAGGCATTTTCAAAACATTCGCCAAAGCGATAAAAATGGCCGTGAAGCAAGACAAAGACAAAATGATTTTACCCTCAACCAAAGGCATGCTATGA
- the hisC gene encoding histidinol-phosphate transaminase, with product MDLSLLIRKNILNLTPYSSARDEFDHVAEVYLDANENPFENGYNRYPDPYQKAVKNRLSEIKGLPVENMLLGNGSDEVLDLIYRAFCEPMQDNVVSHNPSYGMYPVLSEINNVPLRKVNLDEGFQLNAQAMIDASDKNTKLFFICSPNNPSGNILAKAEIKKILNLKRGLVIIDEAYIDFANTDSWLTELANYPNLIVCQTLSKAWGLAGLRVGMCFASAEIIKVLNAIKPPYNVNELSQQAALKALNEEKHFKSNLKIILNEKIKVEQALDQMPSILKRFASDANFILVRVADAKALYDYLMARQIIVRNRSKEYLCDNCLRLTIGTPEENERLIEGIKAYSKN from the coding sequence ATGGATCTATCCTTACTGATTCGGAAAAACATACTCAACCTCACGCCCTATAGCTCGGCTCGAGATGAGTTCGATCATGTGGCAGAGGTCTATCTAGATGCCAACGAAAACCCATTCGAAAATGGATACAATCGCTATCCAGATCCTTATCAAAAAGCAGTCAAAAATCGCTTGAGTGAAATCAAAGGACTGCCTGTAGAAAACATGCTTTTGGGCAATGGCAGTGATGAGGTGCTGGACTTGATCTATCGTGCTTTTTGCGAACCCATGCAGGACAATGTGGTCTCGCACAACCCAAGCTACGGCATGTATCCCGTGCTCTCAGAGATCAATAATGTGCCACTCCGAAAAGTAAACCTTGACGAAGGCTTTCAGCTCAATGCCCAAGCCATGATCGATGCGTCAGATAAAAACACCAAACTGTTTTTCATCTGCTCACCAAACAATCCCTCAGGCAATATTTTGGCTAAAGCCGAAATCAAAAAAATATTGAATTTAAAGCGAGGGCTGGTCATCATAGACGAAGCTTATATCGATTTTGCCAACACAGATTCTTGGTTGACCGAATTGGCCAACTACCCCAATCTGATCGTGTGCCAGACCTTGTCCAAGGCCTGGGGCTTAGCAGGGTTGCGAGTAGGAATGTGTTTCGCTTCCGCGGAAATCATCAAAGTACTCAACGCCATCAAACCTCCCTACAATGTGAATGAGCTGTCTCAGCAAGCGGCGCTCAAAGCATTGAATGAAGAGAAGCATTTCAAATCAAATTTGAAAATCATCCTTAACGAAAAAATAAAAGTAGAGCAGGCACTAGATCAGATGCCAAGCATTCTCAAACGATTCGCATCCGATGCCAACTTTATCCTCGTGCGAGTAGCAGATGCCAAAGCGCTGTACGACTATTTAATGGCTCGCCAGATCATCGTACGCAACCGCTCAAAAGAATACCTTTGCGACAATTGCCTGCGACTGACCATCGGTACACCTGAGGAAAATGAACGGTTGATTGAAGGAATTAAAGCATATAGCAAAAATTGA
- the hisD gene encoding histidinol dehydrogenase has protein sequence MILAKNPSRQDWGKLTQRPALKQQNLNQLVNEVFQAIREEGDRAVLSYTKIFDKAEVENLKATPEELAGAGDKISEDLKAAIRLAGANIEKFHRAQTPTVVEVETMPGVKCWQETRPIERVGIYIPGGTAPLFSTVLMLAIPAQISGCKDIILCTPPDKNGQINPAILFAAHYAGVTQVFKVGGIQAIGSMTFGTESIPKVHKIFGPGNQYVTAAKQRATQLGVAIDMPAGPSELLVLGDDTAKAEFIVSDLLSQAEHGTDSQVICIVKTPSLIPKIQEELLNQLPSLPRKEIARKAIEHSKLILMEDDQDCLDFINEYAPEHFILCVENESFYLNGLMNAGSVFIGNYTPESAGDYASGTNHTLPTNGFAKSFSGVNIDAFCKKITFQKISEEGIKRIGPAIEFMAEAEQLKAHKLAVTKRLLSL, from the coding sequence ATGATTTTAGCCAAAAATCCAAGTCGACAAGACTGGGGTAAACTCACACAGCGCCCCGCTCTCAAGCAGCAAAATCTCAATCAGTTAGTCAATGAAGTTTTTCAAGCGATCAGAGAAGAGGGAGATCGCGCCGTACTCTCTTATACCAAGATATTCGACAAAGCTGAAGTAGAAAACCTAAAAGCCACGCCCGAAGAGCTCGCTGGGGCTGGCGACAAAATCTCAGAAGACCTGAAAGCAGCTATCCGTTTAGCTGGTGCTAATATTGAAAAATTTCACCGCGCACAAACACCTACCGTAGTAGAAGTGGAAACCATGCCCGGCGTGAAGTGCTGGCAAGAAACAAGACCCATCGAACGTGTGGGCATCTATATACCCGGTGGCACGGCGCCTTTGTTTTCTACCGTTTTGATGCTGGCCATCCCAGCACAGATCTCTGGATGCAAAGACATCATACTCTGTACACCTCCTGACAAAAACGGACAAATCAATCCAGCTATTCTATTTGCTGCGCACTATGCTGGCGTTACACAAGTCTTTAAAGTAGGCGGGATTCAGGCCATTGGATCAATGACTTTCGGCACAGAAAGCATCCCTAAAGTGCACAAAATTTTCGGGCCTGGCAACCAGTATGTGACCGCGGCCAAACAGCGAGCAACCCAACTCGGTGTAGCCATCGACATGCCAGCTGGCCCATCAGAATTACTCGTGCTAGGAGATGATACTGCCAAAGCCGAATTCATAGTTTCTGACTTACTTTCTCAAGCCGAGCACGGCACGGACAGTCAAGTCATTTGTATTGTGAAAACACCTTCCTTGATCCCGAAAATTCAAGAAGAATTATTGAATCAACTGCCTTCGCTTCCGCGAAAAGAGATTGCTAGAAAAGCCATCGAGCACTCTAAACTCATCCTCATGGAAGACGATCAAGACTGCTTAGACTTCATCAATGAATATGCTCCTGAGCACTTCATCCTTTGTGTAGAAAATGAAAGTTTTTATCTCAATGGATTGATGAATGCTGGTTCGGTTTTCATCGGCAACTATACACCCGAGAGCGCGGGAGATTATGCCTCTGGCACCAATCACACCCTACCCACCAACGGGTTTGCCAAATCGTTTAGCGGCGTAAACATCGACGCTTTTTGCAAAAAAATTACTTTTCAGAAAATTTCTGAAGAAGGCATCAAACGCATCGGGCCAGCCATCGAGTTTATGGCAGAAGCCGAGCAATTGAAAGCCCACAAATTAGCCGTTACCAAAAGACTATTATCACTCTAA